Proteins encoded together in one Gadus morhua unplaced genomic scaffold, gadMor3.0, whole genome shotgun sequence window:
- the LOC115539316 gene encoding immunoglobulin superfamily DCC subclass member 3-like, whose product MFQCLLKAKRRRRRRRHQGCGVVVPPPSLGGDGPPRVPKLDGHPFSRGHIQLRLRDWQEGPSQYDRGSDYQCIAENSAGSAQASARLTVLWADGLPGAPTMVRA is encoded by the exons ATGTTCCAGTGTTTGCTAAAggcaaagaggaggaggaggaggaggagacaccagggaTGTG GTGTTGTCGTCCCTCCTCCAAgcttggggggagatgggcctccccgggtccccaagcttgacggacatccgttcagccgtggccacatac aacTTCGACTCAGAGATTGGCAGGAGGGACCATCGCAATACGACCGCGGCAGCGACTACCAGTGCATCGCCGAGAACAGCGCCGGCTCCGCGCAGGCCAGCGCCCGCCTCACCGTGCTGTGGGCCGACGGGCTCCCCGGGGCCCCCACAATGGTGCGGGCCTAG